From Lawsonia intracellularis PHE/MN1-00, the proteins below share one genomic window:
- a CDS encoding Fe-S-containing hydro-lyase has product MAEYRTITTPLIKEVTRSLHIGEHVLISGTIYTARDAAHKRMIETLQKGEKLPVSLENQILYYVGPSPAKPGHIIGSAGPTTGGRMDSYTPAMLQQGLTGMIGKGKRSAKVLNELKTYGAVYFAAIAGAGALISQHIIKYTVIAYPELGPEALAAMEVKDFPVIVVGDTEGKDFYVEGPREYLKHIAS; this is encoded by the coding sequence ATGGCAGAATATCGGACTATAACTACTCCATTAATTAAAGAAGTTACACGTTCTTTACATATAGGTGAGCATGTTTTGATTTCAGGAACTATATATACTGCAAGAGATGCTGCACATAAGCGTATGATAGAAACGCTACAAAAAGGAGAAAAACTTCCTGTTTCACTTGAAAACCAAATTTTGTACTATGTTGGTCCATCTCCAGCTAAACCAGGGCATATTATTGGTTCAGCTGGTCCAACAACAGGTGGAAGGATGGATAGTTATACACCAGCAATGTTACAGCAAGGTCTTACAGGTATGATTGGTAAAGGTAAACGGTCTGCAAAAGTTTTAAATGAGTTAAAAACTTATGGAGCAGTATATTTTGCAGCTATTGCTGGAGCTGGTGCTTTAATTTCACAACATATTATAAAGTACACTGTTATTGCTTATCCAGAGTTAGGACCAGAAGCATTAGCAGCTATGGAAGTAAAAGATTTTCCAGTTATTGTGGTAGGGGATACAGAAGGAAAAGATTTTTATGTTGAAGGACCTAGAGAGTATCTTAAACATATAGCAAGCTAG
- a CDS encoding fumarate hydratase has product MKEIHVSVIEDTVAQLAIDACCKLPHPVLTEFKNGIHNESSPLESCILQHLVNNAELAEREMMPLCQDTGLAVIFTEIGQDVVITGGDFEEAINKGVRKGYISGYLRKSVVADPLFERKNTGDNTPAIIHTRLVPGDTLMIRFGVKGAGAENKSKLKMLIPADGIDGVKRFVLETVMEGGASACPPLVVGIGIGGDLEIAAICAKKAALRDIDTHNKNPQYAALEDELLQEINKMGLGPLGFGGRMTACKVNIEFFATHIASLPVAVNLNCHSARHTEVWL; this is encoded by the coding sequence ATGAAGGAAATTCATGTATCAGTAATAGAAGATACTGTTGCTCAATTAGCAATAGATGCTTGTTGTAAATTACCTCACCCAGTTTTGACAGAGTTTAAAAATGGTATTCATAATGAGTCATCACCACTAGAAAGTTGTATACTACAACATCTTGTTAATAATGCAGAACTTGCAGAAAGAGAAATGATGCCTCTTTGTCAAGATACTGGGCTTGCTGTTATTTTTACAGAGATTGGTCAAGACGTTGTTATTACTGGAGGAGATTTTGAAGAAGCTATTAACAAAGGTGTTAGAAAAGGGTATATTTCTGGATATTTACGAAAATCTGTTGTAGCTGACCCATTATTTGAACGTAAAAATACAGGAGATAATACACCAGCTATTATACATACTCGTCTTGTTCCTGGCGATACATTAATGATAAGGTTTGGAGTAAAAGGTGCTGGTGCTGAAAATAAAAGTAAACTAAAAATGCTAATCCCTGCTGACGGTATAGATGGTGTAAAGCGGTTTGTACTTGAAACAGTAATGGAGGGAGGAGCAAGTGCTTGTCCACCACTAGTAGTAGGTATTGGGATTGGTGGAGATCTGGAGATAGCAGCAATCTGTGCTAAAAAAGCTGCATTACGTGATATTGACACTCATAATAAAAATCCACAATATGCAGCTCTTGAAGATGAATTATTACAAGAGATTAATAAGATGGGGCTTGGTCCACTTGGTTTTGGTGGAAGAATGACAGCCTGTAAAGTAAATATTGAATTTTTTGCCACACATATTGCCTCATTGCCTGTAGCTGTAAACCTTAATTGTCATTCAGCTCGTCATACAGAGGTCTGGTTATAA
- a CDS encoding IscA/HesB family protein, which yields MINVTENARKELETYFTNKEKSPLRIYLASGGUSGPRLALALDEPNQQTDTILEEGDLTFCIDNELLSSVKSVTVDMNYMGFNIEPEIPLNVENGGGGCGSCSSGGCG from the coding sequence ATGATTAATGTAACAGAAAATGCTAGAAAAGAGCTTGAAACTTACTTTACAAATAAAGAAAAAAGTCCTCTTCGGATATATCTTGCTTCAGGTGGCTGAAGCGGACCACGATTAGCATTGGCTCTGGATGAGCCAAATCAACAAACTGATACAATACTTGAAGAGGGCGATTTAACGTTTTGTATTGATAACGAACTACTTTCTTCTGTGAAATCTGTAACCGTTGATATGAATTATATGGGATTTAATATTGAACCAGAAATTCCTCTCAATGTAGAAAATGGCGGAGGTGGTTGTGGTAGTTGCTCTTCAGGTGGATGTGGTTAA
- a CDS encoding M15 family metallopeptidase, translating to MNNFITYSQPTLPAGFVDVQKVIQSILVDLKYVGSDNFVGRPIPGYNTNRVILSKEATVALANVQTELQQFGLSLLIYDAYRPTQAVDAFINWSNEPEDKKIKQKYYPILTKKEIFDQQYIMKKSSHSRGSTVDLTIVSFNNTTNQNNMFYTPLDMGGIFDFFGKESHPDFQNITPQQKANRLFLRTIMTKYGFTPISNEWWHFTLANEPFPETYFNFPIE from the coding sequence ATGAACAATTTTATTACTTATAGCCAACCTACTCTCCCAGCTGGATTTGTAGATGTACAAAAAGTAATACAAAGCATATTAGTTGATCTAAAATATGTAGGAAGCGATAATTTTGTAGGAAGACCCATTCCAGGGTATAATACAAATCGGGTCATATTATCAAAAGAAGCTACTGTTGCTCTTGCAAATGTACAAACTGAATTGCAACAATTTGGTCTTAGTTTATTAATTTATGATGCTTATCGACCAACACAAGCTGTTGACGCATTTATTAACTGGTCAAATGAACCAGAAGATAAAAAAATAAAACAAAAGTATTATCCAATACTTACAAAAAAAGAAATATTTGATCAGCAATATATTATGAAAAAATCTTCTCACTCACGTGGCAGTACTGTAGATTTAACTATTGTTTCATTTAATAATACAACAAATCAAAATAACATGTTTTATACTCCTCTTGATATGGGTGGTATTTTTGATTTTTTCGGTAAAGAGTCACATCCTGACTTCCAAAATATTACCCCCCAACAAAAAGCAAATAGGCTATTTTTACGTACAATTATGACAAAATACGGCTTCACTCCAATTTCTAATGAATGGTGGCATTTCACCTTAGCTAATGAACCTTTCCCAGAAACATATTTCAATTTCCCTATAGAATAA